A segment of the Desulfatirhabdium butyrativorans DSM 18734 genome:
GCTTCTTCGATTTTCCGGCGGAGTCGGGCGATCGTTTCCTGATAAGGCGGACGGCCGAAAATGGCCGATCCGGCGACGAAGACGTCGCATCCGGCCCTGGCCACTTCAGCGATCGTCGTTTCATTGACCCCGCCGTCCACCTGGATTCGTCTGTCGAGACCCCGGGCCGTGAGCATTTTTCGGACAACACGGATTTTTTCGAGGGATGAAGGAATGAATGCCTGACCGCCGAATCCCGGGTTGACACTCATCACCAGCACGAAATCCAGCTCGTTCAACACGTAGGAAAGCCCTTCGGGCGGTGTGGCCGGGTTCAAAGCGACACCTGCCTGACATCGAACGTGATGGATTTGCTGCAGGCAGCGGTGCAGATGC
Coding sequences within it:
- the rpe gene encoding ribulose-phosphate 3-epimerase; this translates as MNPHPDPKPHLIAPSILSADFSRLGAEIQEVIRAGADWIHVDVMDGHFVPNITMGPLVVEAVRKVAPDIVIDVHLMIENPERYIEDFAKAGATCISVQLEACTHLHRCLQQIHHVRCQAGVALNPATPPEGLSYVLNELDFVLVMSVNPGFGGQAFIPSSLEKIRVVRKMLTARGLDRRIQVDGGVNETTIAEVARAGCDVFVAGSAIFGRPPYQETIARLRRKIEEALL